One segment of Tamlana crocina DNA contains the following:
- a CDS encoding DUF4290 domain-containing protein, which yields MIDNLEYNTEREHLIIPEYGRHMQKMINFAKNVESKEERNKVAKAIISVMGNMQPHLRDVPDFQHKLWDQLFIMSNFELDVDSPYEKPTKELFEERPEPLKYPQNHPKYRFYGNNIKIMIDVANTWDDGDLKEALIYTIANHMKKCFLNWNKDTVEDDVIYDHLFELSGGKINLKNSEEDLSDASSLMRSKSKYSGGKKGHHKKGSNRQRKRY from the coding sequence TTGATCGATAATTTAGAATACAATACAGAGCGCGAGCATTTGATCATTCCCGAGTACGGACGCCACATGCAGAAAATGATCAACTTCGCCAAAAACGTTGAAAGCAAAGAAGAGCGGAATAAAGTGGCTAAAGCCATTATTTCGGTTATGGGCAATATGCAGCCCCATTTAAGGGACGTGCCCGATTTTCAGCATAAACTTTGGGACCAGTTGTTTATCATGTCCAATTTCGAGTTGGATGTCGATTCACCATACGAAAAGCCGACGAAAGAACTTTTTGAAGAGCGCCCAGAGCCCTTAAAATATCCACAAAACCATCCTAAATACCGTTTTTACGGAAACAATATCAAAATCATGATTGATGTGGCCAATACTTGGGACGATGGCGATTTAAAAGAAGCGTTGATCTATACCATTGCCAACCACATGAAAAAGTGTTTCTTAAATTGGAACAAAGACACGGTTGAAGACGATGTAATTTACGATCATTTATTTGAGCTTTCCGGAGGAAAAATCAATCTGAAAAATTCAGAAGAAGACTTATCCGATGCTTCGAGTTTAATGCGTTCCAAGAGCAAATACTCGGGCGGAAAAAAGGGCCATCACAAAAAAGGAAGCAATCGTCAACGTAAGCGCTACTAA
- the murA gene encoding UDP-N-acetylglucosamine 1-carboxyvinyltransferase — protein sequence MGVFKIEGGHQLKGSIQPQGAKNEALQILCAVLLSPEKITINNIPDIVDVNKLIDLLRKLGVKIEKLQKGSYSFQADEVNLKYLESDQFKIDGRGLRGSIMIVGPLLARFGKGYIPKPGGDKIGRRRLDTHFEGLIKLGAKFGYSREEQFYGVEAKKLKGTYMLLEEASVTGTANILMAAVLAEGQTTIYNAACEPYLQQLCKMLNRMGAKISGVGSNMLIIDGVESLGGTEHTMLPDMIEIGSWIGLAAMTKSELTITNVSWKDLGIIPETFRKLGITVERKGDDIYIPAHTDGYEIQSFIDGSILTIADAPWPGFTPDLLSIILVVATQARGSVLVHQKMFESRLFFVDKLIDMGAKIILCDPHRATVIGHDFKSTLKATTMTSPDIRAGVSLLIAALSAKGTSTIQNIEQIDRGYENIDERLRAIGAKIERID from the coding sequence ATGGGAGTATTTAAAATTGAAGGCGGGCATCAATTAAAAGGAAGCATTCAGCCACAAGGTGCCAAAAACGAAGCCCTCCAAATATTATGTGCTGTACTGCTTAGTCCAGAAAAAATTACCATAAATAACATTCCCGATATTGTTGATGTTAACAAGCTCATCGATTTGTTGCGCAAACTGGGGGTGAAAATTGAAAAACTTCAAAAAGGCTCATACTCTTTTCAAGCCGATGAAGTGAACCTAAAATATTTAGAATCCGATCAGTTTAAAATTGATGGTCGTGGTTTGCGAGGTTCCATTATGATTGTGGGGCCTTTATTGGCACGATTCGGAAAAGGCTATATTCCAAAACCTGGAGGCGATAAAATTGGTCGCCGCCGATTGGATACCCACTTTGAAGGGTTGATAAAATTAGGAGCCAAATTTGGTTACAGTCGTGAAGAACAATTCTACGGTGTTGAAGCCAAGAAATTAAAAGGGACTTACATGCTCCTTGAGGAAGCTTCGGTTACCGGAACGGCCAATATTTTAATGGCCGCTGTTTTGGCCGAAGGGCAAACCACCATTTACAATGCCGCCTGCGAACCTTATTTACAGCAATTGTGTAAAATGCTTAATAGAATGGGGGCGAAGATTAGTGGGGTAGGGTCAAATATGTTGATTATTGACGGTGTGGAGAGTTTGGGAGGTACCGAGCACACTATGTTGCCCGATATGATTGAAATTGGAAGTTGGATTGGTTTGGCGGCAATGACAAAAAGCGAACTGACCATCACCAATGTATCGTGGAAAGATTTAGGGATTATTCCTGAAACGTTCAGAAAATTAGGGATTACCGTTGAACGAAAAGGCGACGATATTTATATTCCAGCACATACCGACGGTTACGAAATACAAAGCTTTATCGACGGGTCTATTTTAACCATTGCCGATGCACCTTGGCCCGGATTTACACCAGACTTGTTGAGTATTATTTTGGTGGTGGCCACACAGGCACGAGGCAGTGTGTTGGTACACCAAAAAATGTTTGAAAGCCGATTGTTCTTTGTGGATAAATTAATCGACATGGGGGCAAAAATTATTCTTTGCGACCCGCATCGAGCTACAGTGATTGGTCACGATTTCAAATCAACGTTAAAAGCGACTACCATGACCTCTCCCGATATTCGAGCAGGGGTATCGTTATTGATTGCCGCGCTTTCAGCAAAAGGTACATCAACCATTCAAAATATAGAACAGATAGACCGTGGTTACGAAAACATAGACGAACGTCTGCGTGCCATTGGTGCCAAAATAGAAAGGATAGATTAA